The genome window ATCTGGCTGGCGCTGTTTTCCCTGAAGGATAACAGTGAAATCTTTAGCGGTGATGTAGCCGGGTTGCCGAAGGCGTTTCTGTGGAGCAACTATACCAAAGCCATGTCCGACGGCCATGTGCTGACCTATTTTATGAATAGCGTGCTGGTCACAGCTGCCTCCATTGTCTTGGTACTGATCTTGTCTTCGATGACGGGATACGCAATCACAAGAATGAACTGGAAGCTCAGCGGGCTCACGATGACGATTATTTTGCTGGGCATGATGGTGCCGATTCATGCGGCGCTGCTGCCATTGTTTATTATTTTGAAGAATCTGAGCCTGCTCAACAGTTATTGGTCACTGATCATTCCCTATGTGGCGTTTGGCATTCCGATGGCGGTATTCATTCTGGGCAGCTTTTTCAAAGGTATCCCGCGAGAGATGGAGGAGTCGGCGGTGATCGACGGCTGCGGTATCTACCGGACGTTTTTCTCTATTATTCTGCCTCTGGTAACCCCGGCTATATCAACGGTAGCCATCTTCACGTTTTTGTCGTGTTGGAATGAGCTGATGTTTGCGGTCACGTTTATCAATAACACGGCTTATCAGACATTGACGGTGGGCATGATGTCGATGGTGGGAACGTACATTACGCAATGGGGCATCATTGGTGCGGGACTGATGATTACGACGGTGCCAACGGTGATCATCTATCTGCTGTTGAATAAACAGGTGCAGAAGAGCATGATCGCAGGTGCGATCAAAGGTTAGTTGGAGGCTGGACTAGACCGCGGTCTATGAACATGGAATAATAAGGGGTATGTAGCCAGTCAGTTGCAGAGAGGGGTCATTATTTATGGTCAATATCGCGATGGTAGAGCAAGAGTCTGTTCGGGAAAAGGTTGTGGCGTTTACGTTTGATGATGGGCCGCATCCGGTGTATACACCTCAAGTTCTTGAGATATTCCGTCGTGCCGGTGGGCAGGCGACGTTTTTCATGATTGGCCAAGAGATAGAGGCTCATTCGGAGATTGCGGCGGAGGTACACCGTGAAGGGCATGAGATCGCAAACCATACATACACGCATCCGGACCTGACCAAGCTGACGCTGGAGGAAGCCGGGGAAGAGTTGCAACGCGCAGAACATCTTGTTCAAGAAGTTACGGGGCAACCTGCCCGCAGCTTCCGACCGCCGTATTTTGGCGTAAACGATGATATATTGTCTCTGGCAGCGGAACGCGGATATCGCATGATTGGTGCGGTCAACGGTGATGCGAAAGATTGGGATAATCCTGGCGTTGAGCATATCGTGGAGCATACCCGGTCTGCGGTGAAACCCGGCAGTGTGCTGATATTCCATGACGGGTACGGAGACCGTTCCCAGACGGTGGAGGCGGTACGTGTTCTGGTGGAGGAACTGGTCACAGAAGGGTATCGATTGGTGACGGTGAGTGAGCTGCTGGACATTTCTCGTGAACAGGATGAAAAGATAACATAATCAAGTGGACCCATCATTCTTTGAATGACTGGGTCCTTTTTTATATATAATTTGTATAGGAAGAACGGAGCAGAGGTATAAACTTTGCTTGCCCTCTCAAACTACTTTATAATAATAGGCTAAACTAGATTATGTCAGGAGGAAACAATGGACTTTATCAAAAATCAACTAGAAGAACTCGGCATGAGTGGACCCTCCATTGGTTATCTTTCAAACATCATTATGATTATTTTTATCGCACTAATCTCGATATTGGCGAATGTGATTGCCAAGCGAGTGGTACTGAAGACGGTGCATCGTATTGTAAGTAATAACCGTTTCAAGTGGGGCCACATCGTGGTTCAGAAAAATTTATTTCAGAAGCTGTCGCATCTTGTGCCGGCTATTATTATCTATTATTCGGCTTATATTTTCCCGTCTTATCAGACCATAATTGAAAAAGCAGCAATGACCTACATGATTGTCATCATGATCACGGTAATGAATGCATTGCTTAATGTATTCGATGATATCTATCGTACCTATGAGGTGTCGAAGATTCGCCCAATCAAGAGCTACATTCAGGTAGCCAAGATCGTTCTGTTCATTATCGGGGGCATTATCGTCATCTCCAGCCTGATTGGACAAAATCCGCTCATTATCCTCAGTGGACTTGGTGCATTATCGGCGGTATTGATGCTCGTATTCAAAGACTCGATCCTTGGCCTCGTGGCTGGTGTACAGCTATCGTCGAACGATATGGTGCGTGTTGGTGACTGGATCGAGATGCCAAAGTATAATGCAGACGGGGACGTTATCGACATTACACTGAACACAGTGAAAGTGATGAATTTTGATAAAACGATTACGATGATTCCAAGCTATGCCCTCATATCGGACTCGTTCCGGAACTGGAGAGGCATGCAGGTGTCCGGTGGCAGAAGAATTAAGCGGAGCATCTATATCGACATCAGCAGTATTCGTTTTTGTACGGAAGAGATGGTGGCTGAATTTGAGAAGATTCATTACCTGACGGATTATGTCACTTCCAAACTTAAAGAAATTCAAGCGTACAACATGGAGCATCAGGTGAATACTGAAAGCAACGTGAACGGCAGACAGCTCACAAATATCGGTGTATTCCGGGAATATATCCATCAATATTTGAGGAACCATCCGAAGATCAATAAAGATATGACGATGATTGTGCGACAATTAGCACCGGAAGATCGCGGGCTGCCTCTGGAAATCTATGCATTCAGCAATGATATCAACTGGGGTGTATATGAGAACGTTCAGGCGGATATCTTTGACCATATCTTCGCGGTGGCGTCAACTTTTGGACTGCGGGCCTTCCAGAATCCAACTGGACATGACATTGTGCAACTGAAAGAGGATAAACAATTGGTGCGAGAGTACTAGGGGCTCATAACAGCTCTATCCTTTTCCAATATACTATTCATTCATAAGCCATTAACTCATCTGGGTTGATGGCTTTTTGTCTGTGATATAATAGGCATATTTTAAGAACGAAGAAGTAGGGGGAACGTGTATGGATTGGGAAGCTCATATCGAACAGTGGAGCCGAACGGCCGTTAGATTACTGGATATTCGGTATTATCGTGCGGAGCATGGAACGGTTCCTGATCACGATGTGGCGCATAACAGCTTCTTCTTAATCACTACTCATGGAGAGGCTAGGATAAGGATATCAGGCGAGGTCTACCAGACTCATTCAGCATACATATTGCACGGGGGAGCAGATGCTGGGCTAAGTATTACACCGTTGGA of Paenibacillus sp. FSL R5-0517 contains these proteins:
- a CDS encoding carbohydrate ABC transporter permease — protein: MSTVEVMLQKKPKPRSISGPIGKVFLQAFLILVAIVQIYPLIWLALFSLKDNSEIFSGDVAGLPKAFLWSNYTKAMSDGHVLTYFMNSVLVTAASIVLVLILSSMTGYAITRMNWKLSGLTMTIILLGMMVPIHAALLPLFIILKNLSLLNSYWSLIIPYVAFGIPMAVFILGSFFKGIPREMEESAVIDGCGIYRTFFSIILPLVTPAISTVAIFTFLSCWNELMFAVTFINNTAYQTLTVGMMSMVGTYITQWGIIGAGLMITTVPTVIIYLLLNKQVQKSMIAGAIKG
- a CDS encoding polysaccharide deacetylase family protein, with the protein product MVNIAMVEQESVREKVVAFTFDDGPHPVYTPQVLEIFRRAGGQATFFMIGQEIEAHSEIAAEVHREGHEIANHTYTHPDLTKLTLEEAGEELQRAEHLVQEVTGQPARSFRPPYFGVNDDILSLAAERGYRMIGAVNGDAKDWDNPGVEHIVEHTRSAVKPGSVLIFHDGYGDRSQTVEAVRVLVEELVTEGYRLVTVSELLDISREQDEKIT
- a CDS encoding mechanosensitive ion channel domain-containing protein is translated as MDFIKNQLEELGMSGPSIGYLSNIIMIIFIALISILANVIAKRVVLKTVHRIVSNNRFKWGHIVVQKNLFQKLSHLVPAIIIYYSAYIFPSYQTIIEKAAMTYMIVIMITVMNALLNVFDDIYRTYEVSKIRPIKSYIQVAKIVLFIIGGIIVISSLIGQNPLIILSGLGALSAVLMLVFKDSILGLVAGVQLSSNDMVRVGDWIEMPKYNADGDVIDITLNTVKVMNFDKTITMIPSYALISDSFRNWRGMQVSGGRRIKRSIYIDISSIRFCTEEMVAEFEKIHYLTDYVTSKLKEIQAYNMEHQVNTESNVNGRQLTNIGVFREYIHQYLRNHPKINKDMTMIVRQLAPEDRGLPLEIYAFSNDINWGVYENVQADIFDHIFAVASTFGLRAFQNPTGHDIVQLKEDKQLVREY